The Psychrobacillus sp. FSL K6-4046 DNA window TCGGCTCAACACTTTTTCTTCTTTATTTAATACTCTAAGAGCTGCGTTAATTCCTGCCATTAGCCCTTGAGCTGCAGCTTCTTCATAACCAGAAGTTCCATTAATTTGTCCAGCTGTATATAAGTTTTTAACTTTTTTTGTTTCTAGCGTAGGCCATAGCTGTGTTGGAACCATTGCATCATATTCAATCGCATAGCCTGCTCGCATCATTTCAGCATTTTCTAATCCTGGGATAGAAGCTAACAGTTTACGTTGTACGTGCTCTGGAAGACTAGTTGATAACCCCTGTACATAAACTTCTCTTGTGTTACGACCCTCTGGCTCTAAGAAGATTTGATGACGTGGCTTATCATTAAATCTAACAATTTTATCTTCAATAGACGGACAGTATCTTGGACCCGTTCCTTTTATCATACCAGAATACATTGGCGATAAATGTAAATTATCATTGATAATTTGGTGTGTTTCAGAACTTGTATATGTTAACCAGCAAGGTAATTGATCCATAATAAATTCTGTTGTTTCGAAACTAAATGCTCGAGGAACATCGTCGCCTGGCTGAATTTCTGTTTTACTATAGTCTACCGTTTTACTGTTTACACGAGGTGGAGTACCTGTCTTAAATCTAACTAGGTCGAATCCTAAATTACGGATACTATCAGCTAGCTTAATGGATGGTTGTTGGTTATTGGGACCACTAGAATATTTAAGGTCTCCTATAATAATCTCACCACGTAAAAATGTACCTGTAGTAATAACTACTGTTTCTGCTCGATAAACTGCCCCTACTTGGGTTACTAAGCCAACAATTTTATCATCTTCAACTAATAGTTCTTCTACTACTGCTTGATGAACTGTAAGGTTTGCTTGTTCCTCTATAAGACGTTTCATTTCATTTTGGTATAGAACCTTGTCCGCTTGTGCTCGAAGTGCACGTACTGCTGGTCCTTTTCCTGTATTCAACATTCTCATTTGAATGTGAGTTTTATCTATAACTTTACCCATGGCTCCACCTAAGGCGTCAATTTCACGCACTACGATTCCTTTTGCAGGGCCTCCGATGGACGGATTACATGGCATAAATGCAATCATATCTAGATTGATTGTTAAAACAAGCGTTTTAGCACCCATTTTAGCAGAGGCTAATGCGGCTTCAACACCCGCATGCCCTGCTCCTACAACAATCACATCGAACTTGCCTGCTTCAAAGTTTGGCATGTTCGTAACTTCCTCTCGTTTTTTATTTTCCTAAACAGAATTGAGCAAATAACTGGTCAATCAGGCTTTCTTCGACTGTATCGCCAATTATTTCTCCTAATATTTCCCACGTTCTAGTAACATCTATTTGAATCATATCGACTGGCACGTGATTATGTGCTGCTTCAATGGCATCAGTAATTGTAGATTTAGCAAGATTTAATAAAGCGATATGACGGGCATTAGAAACATAGGTAATGTCTGACACTTCAATGTTTCCTTCAAAGAACAAGGACGCTATAGAGTCTTCTAGCTCGTCAATTCCCTCTTCTTTTAATAAGGAAGTAGAAACAATTCGCTTATCAGTAGCAAGACGTTGTACCTCATCGTAATCTAACTTGGTTGGAAGGTCCGTTTTGTTAACGATAACGATATAATCCATTCCTTTAATAGTCTCGAATAACCTTCTATCTTCTTCAGCTAGCTCTTCTGAATTATTCAACACAAGTAAAATTAAATCTGCCTCTTTTAGAACTTGGCGTGATTTCTCTACTCCAATGCGTTCGACTATATCTTCAGTTTCACGGATTCCAGCAGTGTCTACTAATTTTAAAGGGACACCACGTACATTTACATATTCTTCTATAATATCCCTCGTAGTTCCTGCTATCTCCGTAACAATTGCTTTGTTTTCTTGAATTAAGCTATTTAAAAGTGATGATTTCCCTACATTTGGTCTTCCGACAATTGCTGTCGAGAGCCCTTCGCGAAGAATTTTACCTTGAGATGAAGTAATTAAAAGCTTTTCAATTTCTTCTTTTACCCAAGTCCCTTTTTCAATCATCATAGGTAACGTCATCTCTTCAACGTCATCATACTCTGGATAATCAATATTTACCTCTACCTGAGCTAAAGTTTCAAGGAGTGCTTGCCTTAAGGTTTTGATGAGACGTGATAAACGTCCATCCATTTGACCTAAAGCTACATTCATTGCTTTATCCGTTTTGGCTCTTATTAAATCCATTACCGCTTCAGCCTGCGACAAGTCTATTCTTCCATTTAAAAAAGCACGTTTTGTAAACTCACCAGGTTCTGCAAGCCGTGCACCATTTATAAGTATTAACTGAAGAACTCTATTTACTGTGACTAGTCCTCCATGACAATTTATCTCTACTACGTCTTCTCTCGTAAAAGTTTTTGGACCCTTCATAAGAGATAACATAACTTCCTCTACTACATCATTCGTCT harbors:
- the mnmG gene encoding tRNA uridine-5-carboxymethylaminomethyl(34) synthesis enzyme MnmG, producing MPNFEAGKFDVIVVGAGHAGVEAALASAKMGAKTLVLTINLDMIAFMPCNPSIGGPAKGIVVREIDALGGAMGKVIDKTHIQMRMLNTGKGPAVRALRAQADKVLYQNEMKRLIEEQANLTVHQAVVEELLVEDDKIVGLVTQVGAVYRAETVVITTGTFLRGEIIIGDLKYSSGPNNQQPSIKLADSIRNLGFDLVRFKTGTPPRVNSKTVDYSKTEIQPGDDVPRAFSFETTEFIMDQLPCWLTYTSSETHQIINDNLHLSPMYSGMIKGTGPRYCPSIEDKIVRFNDKPRHQIFLEPEGRNTREVYVQGLSTSLPEHVQRKLLASIPGLENAEMMRAGYAIEYDAMVPTQLWPTLETKKVKNLYTAGQINGTSGYEEAAAQGLMAGINAALRVLNKEEKVLSRSDAYIGVLIDDLVTKGTNEPYRLLTSRAEYRLLLRHDNADLRLLEIGYNIGLVPEERYNKFLEKKKRIEDELRRLRSIIIKPNEETQEVVRNAGGSELKDGIRASDLLKRTEMNYDLVAQLVPGEVQLSEEEKEQIEIQVKYEGYIDKSLQQVDKLKKMENKKIPDQIDYNAISGLATEAKQKLMQVRPLSIAQASRISGVNPADISILLIYIEQGKIAKITG
- the mnmE gene encoding tRNA uridine-5-carboxymethylaminomethyl(34) synthesis GTPase MnmE, translated to MEFDTIAAISTPLGEGAIAIVRLSGAEAISIANKVFQSPNGKNLSEQSSHTIHYGHLVDPKTNDVVEEVMLSLMKGPKTFTREDVVEINCHGGLVTVNRVLQLILINGARLAEPGEFTKRAFLNGRIDLSQAEAVMDLIRAKTDKAMNVALGQMDGRLSRLIKTLRQALLETLAQVEVNIDYPEYDDVEEMTLPMMIEKGTWVKEEIEKLLITSSQGKILREGLSTAIVGRPNVGKSSLLNSLIQENKAIVTEIAGTTRDIIEEYVNVRGVPLKLVDTAGIRETEDIVERIGVEKSRQVLKEADLILLVLNNSEELAEEDRRLFETIKGMDYIVIVNKTDLPTKLDYDEVQRLATDKRIVSTSLLKEEGIDELEDSIASLFFEGNIEVSDITYVSNARHIALLNLAKSTITDAIEAAHNHVPVDMIQIDVTRTWEILGEIIGDTVEESLIDQLFAQFCLGK